In a single window of the Zea mays cultivar B73 chromosome 5, Zm-B73-REFERENCE-NAM-5.0, whole genome shotgun sequence genome:
- the LOC100383580 gene encoding uncharacterized protein LOC100383580: MVADDGGKPAELSKSARKKLQKQERQAERKAARKAAEKERRRADIERRRREWEDALAAAPSDEARAEMVAARRETRRERVGRRAEERGARADRLRRAAEGAGQKVVLDLEFADLMRPNEIHSLTQQIMYCYAVNGRSANPAHLWLTGCSGEMATHLQRIPGYDKWIIERAARPYIEAFEDRKENLVYLTADAETVLDDLDMSKIYIIGGLVDRNRWKGITLKKSAEQGIQSAKLPIGNYLKMSSSQVLTVNQVFEIMLKFVETRDWKTAFFHVIPQRKRGEAETRDDVEKGGLDDNDGAAEGAADGDHSEEDLNKGFGEEEDDDGDEELEEEEADVSNKRQCVRVENGEAGDATVAEVEPNNGGGGGGGDR; the protein is encoded by the exons ATGGTAGCGGATGATGGGGGCAAGCCCGCAGAGCTCTCGAAGAGCGCGAGGAAGAAGCTGCAGAAGCAGGAGCGGCAGGCGGAACGTAAAGCGGCCCGAAAAGCGGCGGAGAAGGAGCGACGGCGCGCCGACATAGAGCGGCGGAGGCGTGAGTGGGAGGACGCTCTTGCCGCCGCGCCGTCGGATGAGGCCCGGgccgagatggtggcggcgcggcGGGAGACGCGGCGCGAGCGGGTGGGCCGGCGGGCGGAGGAGCGCGGGGCGCGAGCTGACCGGCTCAGGCGCGCGGCTGAGGGCGCGGGCCAGAAGGTGGTGCTGGACCTCGAGTTTGCGGACCTTATGAGGCCCAACGAGATTCATAGCCTCACGCAGCAG ATTATGTACTGCTATGCAGTGAATGGGAGATCTGCAAACCCAGCTCACCTGTGGCTGACAGGTTGCAGTGGTGAAATGGCGACCCATCTTCAGAGAATTCCTGGGTATGATAAGTGGATCATTGAAAGGGCGGCCAGGCCTTATATTGAAGCATTTGAAGACCGTAAAGAAAACCTCGTGTATCTTACAGCAGATGCTGAGACAGTGCTTGATGATCTAGACATGTCGAAAATATACATCATCGGCGGCCTGGTGGATCGAAACAGATGGAAAGGCATAACACTGAAGAAGTCAGCTGAGCAGGGAATTCAATCTGCAAAGCTTCCTATTGGAAACTACCTAAAAATGTCAAGTTCTCAG GTTCTTACAGTTAACCAAGTGTTTGAGATAATGTTGAAGTTTGTGGAAACAAGGGACTGGAAGACGGCATTCTTCCATGTGATTCCACAAAGGAAGCGAGGAGAAGCTGAGACCAGAGATGACGTGGAAAAAGGAGGCCTGGATGACAACGATGGCGCCGCCGAAGGGGCTGCAGATGGAGACCATTCCGAGGAAGACCTGAACAAGGGCTTCGGTGAGGAGGAGGACGATGATGGGGACGAAGAGCTGGAAGAGGAAGAAGCAGATGTCTCCAACAAGAGGCAGTGTGTTAGAGTTGAAAACGGGGAAGCTGGGGATGCCACCGTAGCAGAGGTGGAACCAaacaacggcggcggcggcgggggcgggGACCGCTGA
- the LOC103627673 gene encoding cellulose synthase-like protein E2, which produces MAGSSVRGGSNCPPLFVTEKPTRMARYAYRLFASTVLAGVLLVWLYRATHVPPMSSGARWWAWLGLSAAELWFGFYWVLTLSVRWSPVFRRAFPDQLLRRYKEEQLPGVDIFVCTADPTVEPPMLVISTVLSVMAYDYPKEKLNIYLSDDAGSIITLYALYEASEFAKHWLPFCNKYQVEPRSPAAYFGTEASPPDACDRKEWFSLKEMHKDLAARVNSVVNSGKIPEVSKCKLMGFSRWSENASFRDHPSIVQILIDGNKRKATDVDGKVLPTLVYMAREKRPQEHHHFKAGSLNALIRVSSVISNSPVIMNVDCDMYSNNSGSIRDALCFFQDEQLGQDIAFVQYPQNFENVVQNDIYGNPINTVNELDHPCLDGWGGMCYYGTGCFHRREALCGRIYSPDYKEDWTRVARKTEDVIDLEGMAESLVTCTYEHNTLWGVEKGVIYGCPLEDVITGLQIQCRGWRSVYHNPPRKGFLGMAPTSLGQILVQHKRWTEGFLQISLSKYSPFLLGHRKISLGLQMGYSVCGFWAANSFPTLYYVTIPSLCFLNGISLFPEITSPWFVPFAYVAVAAYSCSLVESLQCGDTAVEWWNAQRMWLFRRITSYLLAAIDTIRRMLGVTESGFTLTAKVTDPRALERYKKGMMEFGSFSVMFAIITTVALLNLACMMLGVAKVLLRKGAVSLGAMFVQAVLCALIVAINFPVYEAMFVRKDSGRLPASVSVVSLCIVLPFCILPTKL; this is translated from the exons ATGGCCGGGAGCAGCGTCCGCGGCGGCAGCAACTGCCCACCGCTGTTCGTGACGGAGAAACCAACGCGGATGGCGAGGTACGCTTACCGGCTGTTCGCGAGCACGGTCCTCGCGGGGGTTCTTCTGGTATGGCTGTACAGAGCAACGCACGTGCCACCGATGAGCAGCGGCGCCCGGTGGTGGGCGTGGCTTGGGCTCTCCGCGGCGGAGCTCTGGTTCGGCTTCTACTgggtgctgacgctgtccgtgcggTGGAGCCCCGTCTTCCGCCGCGCCTTCCCGGACCAGCTCTTGCGAAG GTACAAGGAAGAGCAGCTTCCTGGGGTGGACATATTTGTGTGTACAGCAGACCCCACTGTTGAGCCGCCAATGCTTGTCATCTCCACTGTCCTATCTGTTATGGCTTATGACTACCCGAAGGAGAAGTTGAACATATATTTGTCTGATGATGCTGGTTCCATCATAACATTGTATGCTCTATATGAAGCATCAGAGTTTGCAAAGCACTGGCTTCCATTTTGCAATAAGTACCAAGTGGAGCCCAGGTCACCAGCTGCCTACTTTGGTACAGAAGCTAGCCCTCCAGATGCATGTGACCGTAAAGAGTGGTTTTCTTTGAAG GAGATGCACAAAGATTTGGCAGCTCGAGTGAATTCAGTTGTTAATTCAGGGAAGATCCCTGAAGTTTCAAAATGCAAGCTTATGGGCTTCTCCAGGTGGAGCGAGAATGCAAGTTTTAGAGATCACCCTTCAATAGTTCAG ATTTTAATTGATGGAAACAAAAGGAAAGCAACTGATGTTGATGGAAAAGTGTTGCCCACACTGGTTTATATGGCTCGTGAGAAGAGACCTCAAGAACATCATCACTTCAAAGCTGGATCACTGAATGCTTTG ATAAGGGTATCATCAGTGATAAGCAACAGCCCAGTCATTATGAATGTGGACTGTGATATGTACTCCAACAATTCAGGGTCTATCAGAGATGCATTGTGCTTCTTCCAAGACGAACAGCTAGGTCAAGATATTGCTTTTGTTCAGTATCCTCAGAACTTTGAAAATGTGGTGCAAAATGACATCTATGGCAATCCCATCAACACCGTCAATGAG TTGGACCATCCTTGCTTGGATGGATGGGGTGGAATGTGTTACTATGGCACAGGATGCTTCCATCGGAGAGAGGCTCTATGTGGGCGAATATACAGTCCAGACTACAAGGAAGATTGGACTAGGGTGGCGAGGAAAACTGAAGATGTCATTGACTTGGAAGGAATGgctgagtcacttgtgacttgcaCATATGAGCACAACACCCTTTGGGGAGTCGAG AAGGGAGTTATATATGGTTGCCCACTGGAGGATGTCATTACAGGATTGCAGATCCAGTGCCGTGGGTGGAGATCAGTTTACCACAACCCGCCAAGAAAGGGGTTTTTAGGCATGGCCCCTACCTCACTAGGACAGATTCTGGTTCAGCACAAGAGATGGACAGAAGGGTTCCTCCAGATCTCCCTCTCAAAGTACAGCCCGTTTCTGCTAGGTCACAGGAAGATCAGCCTGGGCCTTCAAATGGGTTACTCCGTATGTGGGTTTTGGGCTGCTAACAGCTTCCCCACCCTTTACTATGTCACTATCCCTTCACTTTGCTTCCTCAATGGCATCTCATTGTTCCCTGAG ATAACCAGTCCCTGGTTTGTACCGTTTGCATACGTTGCTGTGGCTGCATACTCCTGCAGCTTGGTGGAGTCCCTGCAATGTGGCGACACTGCTGTCGAGTGGTGGAACGCGCAAAGGATGTGGCTTTTCAGAAGAATCACCTCATACCTCTTGGCAGCCATCGACACAATCCGCAGAATGCTTGGCGTCACCGAGTCGGGGTTCACCCTGACGGCGAAGGTGACCGATCCGCGGGCCCTAGAGAGGTACAAGAAggggatgatggagtttgggtccTTCTCCGTGATGTTTGCGATCATTACAACCGTTGCACTGCTTAACCTGGCGTGCATGATGCTCGGGGTGGCAAAGGTTCTGTTGCGTAAAGGAGCGGTGAGTCTGGGAGCTATGTTTGTGCAGGCCGTTCTATGTGCGCTGATAGTAGCGATCAATTTTCCAGTGTATGAAGCAATGTTCGTCCGCAAGGACAGTGGCAGATTACCAGCTTCTGTCAGTGTCGTTTCGCTCTGCATTGTATTACCATTCTGTATACTTCCAACCAAGTTGTAG
- the LOC103627674 gene encoding pentatricopeptide repeat-containing protein At4g16835, mitochondrial, whose amino-acid sequence MILRPSLLAVARPLSTVAVAAAVRRGDLAGAEEAFASTQLKTTTTYNCLLAGYAKASGLIRLADARRLFDSIPHPDTVSYNTLLSCHFACGDIDGARRVFSTMPVKDVTSWNTMVSGLSKNGASEEAAAMFRIMPVRNAVSWNAMVAALACSGDMGAAEDLFRNAPEKTDAILWTAMVSGYMDTGNVQKAMEFFGAMPVRNLVSWNAVVAGYVKNSRADDALRVFKTMVEDSIVQPNASTLSSVLLGCSNLSALGFGRQVHQWCMKLPLSRNVTVGTSLLSMYCKCGDLNDACKVFDEMSTKDIVAWNAMISGYAQHGGGMQAIKLFEKMKDEGVVPDWITLLAVLTACIHTGLCDFGIQCFETMQEAYKIEPQIDHYSCMVDLLCRAGLLERAVNMIHSMPFEPHPSAYGTLLTACRVYKNLEFAEFAARKLIEQDPQNAGAYVQLANIYAVANKWADVSRVRRWMKDNAVVKTPGYSWMEIKGVRHEFRSNDRLHPQLGLIHDKLDRLQMLMKAMGYVPDLDFALHDVEDSLKSQMLMRHSEKLAIAFGLISTSPGMTLRIFKNLRICGDCHNAAKLISKIEDREIILRDTTRFHHFRGGHCSCGDYW is encoded by the coding sequence ATGATCCTGCGGCCTTCTCTTCTGGCCGTCGCCCGCCCTCTCAGCACCGTAGCCGTCGCGGCGGCCGTCCGCCGCGGGGACCTCGCCGGCGCGGAGGAAGCCTTCGCGTCGACGCAGCTCAAGACCACGACCACCTACAACTGCCTTCTCGCGGGATACGCGAAGGCGTCCGGTCTCATCCGCCTCGCGGACGCACGCCGCTTGTTCGACAGTATCCCGCACCCGGACACCGTCTCCTACAACACGCTCCTGTCCTGCCACTTTGCCTGCGGCGATATTGATGGCGCGCGGAGAGTCTTCTCCACGATGCCCGTCAAGGATGTCACGTCGTGGAACACTATGGTCTCCGGGCTCTCCAAGAACGGGGCCAGCGAGGAGGCCGCAGCCATGTTTCGGATCATGCCGGTGAGGAATGCTGTTTCCTGGAATGCAATGGTTGCCGCGCTCGCGTGCTCTGGAGACATGGGTGCAGCAGAGGACTTGTTTAGGAATGCGCCGGAGAAGACGGATGCCATTCTCTGGACTGCAATGGTGTCAGGGTACATGGACACCGGCAATGTCCAGAAGGCCATGGAATTCTTCGGGGCAATGCCTGTGAGGAACTTGGTTTCATGGAATGCTGTTGTTGCTGGTTATGTAAAAAACTCACGCGCAGATGATGCTTTGAGGGTGTTCAAGACCATGGTTGAGGACTCTATTGTGCAGCCAAATGCGTCAACGTTAAGTAGCGTGCTTCTTGGATGCAGTAACCTGTCTGCACTTGGATTTGGGAGGCAGGTACATCAGTGGTGCATGAAGTTGCCTCTTAGCAGGAATGTGACTGTGGGCACATCTCTTCTCAGCATGTACTGCAAATGCGGCGATTTGAATGATGCCTGCAAGGTGTTTGATGAGATGAGTACAAAGGATATAGTTGCATGGAACGCCATGATTTCTGGCTACGCCCAACATGGGGGTGGAATGCAAGCTATCAAGTTATTTGAAAAAATGAAGGATGAAGGAGTGGTGCCAGACTGGATTACTCTGTTGGCAGTATTGACAGCTTGTATCCACACTGGATTGTGTGATTTTGGAATCCAATGCTTTGAAACAATGCAGGAAGCATATAAGATTGAACCTCAGATTGATCATTACTCATGTATGGTGGATCTTCTCTGCCGAGCTGGTCTGCTTGAAAGAGCTGTCAACATGATCCATTCAATGCCCTTTGAGCCACATCCTTCTGCCTATGGCACCTTGCTGACTGCTTGTAGAGTTTATAAGAATTTGGAGTTTGCTGAGTTTGCTGCTAGAAAGCTGATTGAACAGGATCCACAGAATGCAGGTGCCTATGTACAGCTGGCAAATATTTATGCGGTGGCAAATAAGTGGGCTGATGTCTCTAGAGTAAGGAGATGGATGAAGGATAATGCGGTAGTGAAAACACCTGGGTATAGCTGGATGGAAATAAAGGGTGTAAGGCATGAGTTCAGATCTAATGACAGGCTGCATCCTCAGCTTGGTTTGATTCATGACAAGTTGGACCGCTTGCAGATGCTGATGAAAGCAATGGGCTACGTTCCTGATCTTGATTTTGCACTGCATGATGTCGAGGACAGTCTGAAGTCACAAATGCTGATGAGGCACAGCGAAAAGCTTGCTATCGCTTTCGGTCTGATTAGCACTTCCCCTGGGATGACCTTGAGGATCTTCAAGAACCTCAGGATCTGTGGAGATTGTCATAATGCAGCCAAGCTTATATCCAAAATCGAGGATCGGGAAATAATACTAAGGGATACCACACGGTTCCACCATTTTAGAGGTGGGCATTGCTCATGCGGGGATTACTGGTGA
- the LOC542498 gene encoding leafy cotyledon has protein sequence MDSSSFLPAAGAENGSAAGGANNGGAAQQHAAPAIREQDRLMPIANVIRIMRRVLPAHAKISDDAKETIQECVSEYISFITGEANERCQREQRKTITAEDVLWAMSRLGFDDYVEPLGAYLHRYREFEGDARGVGLVPGAAPSRGGDHHPHSMSPAAMLKSRGPVSGAAMLPHHHHHHDMQMHAAMYGGTAVPPPAGPPHHGGFLMPHPQGSSHYLPYAYEPTYGGEHAMAAYYGGAAYAPGNGGSGDGSGSGGGGGSASHTPQGSGGLEHPHPFAYK, from the coding sequence ATGGACTCCAGCAGCTTCCTCCCTGCCGCCGGCGCGGAGAATGGCTCGGCGGCGGGCGGCGCCAACAATGGCGGCGCTGCTCAGCAGCATGCGGCGCCGGCGATCCGCGAGCAGGACCGGCTGATGCCGATCGCGAACGTGATCCGCATCATGCGGCGCGTGCTGCCGGCGCACGCCAAGATCTCGGACGACGCCAAGGAGACGATCCAGGAGTGCGTGTCGGAGTACATCAGCTTCATCACGGGGGAGGCCAACGAGCGGTGCCAGCGGGAGCAGCGCAAGACCATCACCGCCGAGGACGTGCTGTGGGCCATGAGCCGCCTCGGCTTCGACGACTACGTCGAGCCGCTCGGCGCCTACCTCCACCGCTACCGCGAGTTCGAGGGCGACGCGCGCGGCGTCGGGCTCGTCCCGGGGGCCGCCCCATCGCGCGGCGGCGACCACCACCCGCACTCCATGTCGCCAGCGGCGATGCTCAAGTCCCGCGGGCCAGTCTCCGGAGCCGCCATgctaccgcaccaccaccaccaccacgacATGCAGATGCACGCCGCCATGTACGGGGGAACGGCCGTGCCCCCGCCGGCCGGGCCTCCTCACCACGGCGGGTTCCTCATGCCACACCCACAGGGTAGTAGCCACTACCTGCCTTACGCGTACGAGCCCACGTACGGCGGTGAGCACGCCATGGCTGCATACTATGGAGGCGCCGCGTACGCGCCCGGCAACGGCGGGAGCGGCGACGGCAGTGGCAGTGGCGGCGGTGGCGGGAGCGCGTCGCACACACCGCAGGGCAGCGGCGGCTTGGAGCACCCGCACCCGTTCGCGTACAAGTAG
- the LOC103627675 gene encoding uncharacterized protein, whose amino-acid sequence MSSAASNPSTQPAVDKQPLKRNSDDIGWEYGTIVNPNDWNVIKCKLCPMVVKAGIYRLKLHIAGRKGQVRACPNATQEDRDKCSKALDDSRKAKIARLTEKQEVIDAVADEMDVNDDTGLDDIGSSQPRTMGPMDKFTMSLDSNSLGSTQKNLHQQKISEHVMKERLHILKRYVARWMYVQGIPFNAINCDEFDQVLEADGRFGPGAKKPYQHELREKLLHEEVENTKKMIKDHAQEWEKTGCSLMTDAWTDQKRRSIMNICINSAIGTYFVESKEVSAESHTGEMIFQFVDNFIEKLDAGKDHLVQVVTDNASNNMAAKDLLYVKRPNLFWTSCATHTINLMLEGIGKMKRFKNVIDSAKGLTIFIYAHHNTLSLMRKFTKKRDIIRPGVTRFASAFLTLQSLYEKKEQLRMMSQSEEWCKISHVKKSAKGVTATATLVKPTFWNGVSLCLRVFEPLVKVLRLVDGDIKPSMPWVYGEILKAKEEIRVAVGNLDKTGTGLYKNLMEVVEGKMKKRLDCPIHMAAYCLNPYYSYNSPSIFDNEDVVDGFYAAIETFYHGDFQKQNEVINNDFHKFKDKLGHFGKKVALFGCKDPEFNPAKWWANYGTQVPLLQKFAVRILSLTSSASGCERNWSCFEGIHTKKRNRLTCDRVDKLVYVRFNHIHAKRRIRAQKNKKADPLVATDATFAQGWMVDGAEKDEEGSDVEPVTGLTWKLIAETCGAEEVTKLRRSARLTVEREVEDTPLSETESEEEAPQEEDVDFESDQDDVITARYELDAEEDNDG is encoded by the exons ATGTCATCGGCGGCTTCCAATCCATCAACTCAACCAGCAGTGGACAAGCAACCACTTAAGCGGAATAGCGATGACATAGGGTGGGAGTATGGAACTATTGTCAATCCAAATGATTGGAATGTCATAAAATGCAAGTTATGTCCTATGGTTGTCAAGGCTGGGATTTATAGGCTTAAGCTGCATATTGCTGGTAGAAAAGGGCAAGTCCGAGCATGCCCCAATGCAACTCAAGAGGATAGAGACAAGTGCAGTAAAGCTCTTGATGATTCTAGGAAAGCTAAAATAGCTAGGCTAACAGAAAAACAAGAGGTTATTGATGCAGTTGCAGATGAGATGGATGTTAATGATGACACGGGCCTTGATGACATTGGCAGCTCTCAACCAAGGACAATGGGTCCTATGGACAAGTTCACAATGTCTCTTGACTCCAATTCTTTGGGTTCCACACAAAAAAACCTTCACCAACAAAAGATTTCTGAACATGTAATGAAAGAAAGGTTGCATATATTGAAGAGATATGTTGCTAGGTGGATGTATGTGCAAG GAATACCTTTCAATGCCATAAACTGTGATGAGTTTGACCAAGTGTTGGAAGCTGATGGCCGCTTCGGTCCAGGTGCAAAGAAACCTTATCAACATGAGCTGCGGGAGAAACTGTTGCATGAGGAAGTGGAGAATACAAAGAAGATGATTAAAGATCATGCACAAGAATGGGAAAAAACCGGTTGCTCTCTTATGACTGATGCTTGGACAGACCAAAAGAGGAGGAGCATAATGAACATATGTATCAATTCTGCCATCGGTACATATTTTGTTGAGTCAAAAGAGGTTTCAGCTGAGTCACACACGGGGGAAATGATTTTTCAGTTTGTGGATAACTTTATTGAGAAATTGGATGCTGGTAAGGACCATCTTGTGCAAGTGGTCACAGATAATGCATCAAATAATATGGCAGCAAAGGATTTGCTTTATGTCAAGAGACCCAACCTATTTTGGACTTCCTGTGCAACCCATACAATTAACCTAATGCTTGAAGGAATTGGAAAGATGAAAAGGTTCAAGAATGTAATTGATTCAGCAAAAGGATTGACCATATTTATTTATGCACACCACAACACTTTGTCTCTAATgaggaagttcacaaagaaaagaGATATTATTAGGCCAGGTGTGACAAGATTTGCCTCCGCTTTTCTCACTTTACAAAGCTTGTATGAGAAGAAAGAGCAGCTAAGGATGATGTCCCAAAGTGAGGAATGGTGTAAAATTAGTCATGTGAAGAAAAGTGCTAAAGGTGTAACAGCCACAGCCACATTGGTGAAGCCAACCTTTTGGAATGGTGTTTCTCTTTGTTTGAGAGTATTTGAGCCATTAGTTAAAGTTCTTCGCCTTGTTGATGGAGACATTAAACCATCAATGCCTTGGGTGTATGGTGAAATTCTTAAAGCCAAGGAAGAAATTAGAGTGGCTGTAGGAAACTTAGACAAGACAGGGACTGGTTTGTACAAGAACCTTATGGAAGTTGTGGAGGGAAAAATGAAGAAAAGATTGGATTGTCCTATTCACATGGCTGCATATTGTTTAAACCCTTATTATAGCTACAATAGTCCCTCAATCTTTGACAATGAGGATGTGGTAGATGGGTTTTATGCAGCTATTGAAACATTCTACCATGGTGATTTTCAGAAGCAAAATGAAGTGATCAATAATGACTTTCACAAGTTTAAGGACAAACTTGGACATTTTGGGAAAAAAGTAGCTTTGTTTGGCTGCAAGGATCCTGAATTCAATCCAG CTAAGTGGTGGGCAAATTATGGAACACAAGTTCCATTACTTCAAAAGTTTGCTGTTAGAATTCTCTCTTTGACATCAAGTGCTTCAGGTTGTGAAAGGAATTGGAGCTGTTTTGAAGGG ATCCATACAAAGAAAAGGAATAGACTCACATGTGACAGAGTTGACAAGCTTGTGTATGTTAGATTCAACCATATTCATGCAAAGAGAAGAATTAGAGCCCAAAAGAATAAAAAGGCAGATCCTCTTGTAGCAACCGATGCAACTTTTGCTCAAGGATGGATGGTTGATGGTGCTGAGAAGGATGAAGAAGGGTCTGATGTTGAGCCGGTGACCGGTCTCACATGGAAATTGATTGCTGAGACATGTGGTGCTGAAGAGGTCACAAAACTACGTAGGAGTGCAAGATTGACTGTTGAAAGAGAGGTTGAAGACACACCGCTGTCTGAAACTGAAAGTGAAGAAGAAGCACCACAAGAGGAAGATGTTGACTTTGAGTCGGATCAAGATGATGTGATCACAGCTAGATATGAGCTAGATGCGGAGGAAGACAATGATGGCTGA
- the LOC103627676 gene encoding uncharacterized protein LOC103627676 precursor yields the protein MPMAVILHFAVFAVSCALLVASVLSLPPAVFKVGDERGWTVPANGTETYNHWAKRNRFQVGDVLNFKYANDDSVLLVAHDDYKQCGTAIPLSRFTGGDTKFTLDRYGPLYFVSGVAGHCEAGQRMIVRVRAPSALYGAPAMAPAPAMPPAVGGSGSGAPSPRPASSPAAPSIGGSGSASASAAPSPSPLPQASGGASRRVLGVVSSVAVGLVVLVASAITLSVLVV from the exons ATGCCGATGGCGGTCATCCTCCACTTCGCCGTGTTCGCCGTCTCCTGCGCCCTCCTTGTTGCATCGGTTCTGTCACTTCCGCCGGCGGTGTTTAAGGTCGGCGACGAGCGGGGGTGGACGGTGCCGGCCAATGGCACCGAGACGTACAACCACTGGGCAAAGAGGAACCGCTTCCAAGTCGGCGACGTCCTGA ATTTCAAGTACGCCAACGACGACTCGGTGCTGCTGGTGGCCCACGACGACTACAAGCAGTGCGGCACGGCGATCCCGCTGAGCCGGTTCACGGGCGGCGACACCAAGTTCACGCTGGACCGCTACGGCCCGCTCTActtcgtcagcggcgtcgcgggcCACTGCGAGGCCGGGCAGCGGATGATCGTGCGGGTCAGGGCCCCATCCGCGCTGTACGGCGCCCCCGCtatggcgccggcgccggcgatgCCGCCAGCCGTCGGTGGTAGTGGCAGTGGCGCGCCCAGCCCGCGCCCGGCCTCCTCACCCGCCGCGCCGTCGATCGGCGGCTCTGGTTCCGCTTCGGCTTCTGCAGCCCCGAGCCCAAGCCCGCTGCCGCAGGCCAGCGGTGGTGCGTCTAGGCGCGTGCTTGGCGTCGTGTCGTCCGTTGCTGTGGGGCTTGTGGTCTTGGTTGCCAGTGCCATCACCCTGTCCGTGCTGGTGGTTTGA
- the LOC103627672 gene encoding Uclacyanin-2: protein MSDDTGRTIPKFGEWDVNNPASADGFTVIFSKARDEKKAPAQGHIRDRSASADSKDSRSRDEKMTSYSSRTNASKKWFCCVSPSPTQS from the exons ATGTCG GACGACACTGGCCGCACTATACCCAAGTTCGGCGAATGGGACGTGAACAACCCGGCCTCTGCCGACGGGTTCACGGTGATCTTCAGCAAGGCCAGGGATGAGAAGAAAGCCCCGGCCCAAGGCCACATCAGGGACAGGTCGGCGTCGGCCGACAGCAAGGACTCCAGGTCCAGGGACGAGAAGATGACCTCCTACAGCTCCAGGACCAACGCATCG AAGAAATGGTTCTGCTGTGTCTCGCCCAGTCCCACACAGTCTTGA